A region from the Hypericibacter adhaerens genome encodes:
- a CDS encoding patatin-like phospholipase family protein: MRLGLIGLFLLLAACSTVTMNKPLPPKADVATAGPDLGKGYRFGAMPLGDNAPDIFVALAFSGGGKRSAAFGYGVLTGLRDLTIDIDGRQRRLLDEVDLMTAVSGGSFPAAYYGLYRDKIFSDFEKDFLRVDLESYIYGMYLLPWNWEWWVNPLYGTNDQMEKVYDNLMFHGATYADLIRQGRPLVSIDATDINFGTVFPFDQDQFDLICSDLAKFPLARAVAASNGFPILFTPITLENHAEDCKGWVPRWVTRAEAKDVNSREYYRAQFARLYLDGKNTKYIHLMDGGIADNLAMRGIINSILAYADDAQRIRFAGLDKVRRVVLISVDGQASRDTSWPTQRTVSSIGQIFSAVSGTQIDSYNFETALLARDQLQKLATALRQVRCEEGAVIDGHACEDVESYFIHLSLQEIGDPALRARLAAIPTGLTIPDPDVDELVEVGATEVKNSPELAAFRQSLGP, from the coding sequence ATGCGCCTGGGGTTGATCGGCCTCTTTCTGCTGCTGGCGGCCTGCTCGACGGTAACGATGAACAAGCCGTTGCCGCCGAAAGCCGATGTCGCGACGGCCGGGCCGGATCTCGGCAAGGGCTACCGGTTCGGAGCCATGCCCCTGGGCGACAACGCGCCCGACATTTTCGTGGCCCTCGCCTTCTCGGGCGGCGGCAAGCGGTCGGCCGCCTTCGGCTACGGCGTGCTGACGGGCCTGCGCGACCTGACGATCGATATCGATGGCCGCCAGCGCCGCCTGCTGGACGAGGTCGATCTCATGACGGCGGTCTCGGGCGGCAGCTTCCCCGCCGCCTATTACGGCCTCTACCGCGACAAGATCTTCAGCGATTTCGAGAAGGATTTCCTGCGCGTCGATCTCGAGAGCTACATCTACGGCATGTATCTGCTGCCCTGGAACTGGGAATGGTGGGTCAACCCGCTCTACGGCACCAACGATCAGATGGAGAAGGTCTACGACAACCTGATGTTCCACGGCGCCACCTACGCCGACCTGATCCGACAGGGCCGGCCGCTGGTCTCGATCGACGCCACCGACATCAATTTCGGCACGGTGTTCCCGTTCGACCAGGATCAGTTCGACCTGATCTGCTCGGATCTGGCCAAGTTCCCGCTGGCGCGCGCGGTCGCGGCCTCGAACGGATTCCCGATCCTCTTCACGCCGATCACGCTCGAGAACCACGCCGAGGATTGCAAGGGCTGGGTTCCGCGCTGGGTGACGCGCGCCGAGGCCAAGGACGTCAATTCGCGCGAATATTACCGGGCCCAGTTCGCCCGGCTCTATCTCGACGGCAAGAACACCAAATACATCCACCTGATGGATGGCGGCATCGCCGACAACCTGGCGATGCGCGGCATCATCAATTCCATCCTGGCCTATGCGGACGACGCGCAACGCATCCGTTTTGCCGGGCTCGACAAGGTCCGCCGGGTGGTGCTGATCAGCGTCGACGGCCAGGCGAGCCGCGACACGAGCTGGCCCACCCAGCGCACGGTCAGCAGCATCGGCCAGATCTTCAGCGCCGTGTCCGGCACGCAGATCGACAGCTACAACTTCGAGACCGCCCTGCTAGCACGGGACCAGCTCCAGAAGCTGGCCACGGCGCTCCGCCAGGTTCGATGCGAGGAGGGGGCCGTGATCGATGGCCACGCTTGCGAGGATGTCGAGAGCTACTTCATCCATCTCTCGCTGCAGGAGATCGGCGATCCCGCGCTGCGCGCCCGGCTCGCCGCCATTCCCACAGGGCTCACCATTCCCGACCCGGACGTGGACGAGCTGGTCGAGGTCGGCGCCACGGAGGTCAAGAACTCGCCCGAGCTCGCGGCCTTCCGGCAGAGCCTGGGGCCGTAG
- a CDS encoding MFS transporter: MRAVLLATAPLLIGVALIMAGNGLQGSLLALRATLEGFPASVTGIIMSGYYAGFLFGSQLTPRIVERVGHVRVFAALAALASMAILIQAVFVYWESWTLFRALTGFCYSGLYVVIESWLNDRAANENRGRLLAFYTVIQAAAIASGQLMLNLDDPAGFQLFTLVAILISASVLPVLLVSAPMPRFGESRKLSLRTLYRLSPLGMIGTLGAGVTLSGFSGMGAVYARTIGFSVSEVSLYMALAVIGSAIFPWPLGWLADRFDRRRVITVLTTALALLCVAGLYLAEISRPGLLAVVFLYGGLSMPIYSLSVAHANDRLEPDQMVAASSSLMLAYGLGAILGPLTVGQAMVHLGPPGYFIYLASAHVLIGLFAVWRMIRRPS; this comes from the coding sequence ATGCGCGCTGTTCTCCTGGCCACCGCACCGCTCCTGATCGGGGTCGCGCTGATCATGGCCGGCAACGGGCTTCAGGGATCGCTGCTCGCCCTGCGGGCGACCCTCGAAGGGTTCCCGGCCTCGGTCACCGGCATCATCATGTCGGGCTATTACGCGGGCTTCCTGTTCGGCTCCCAGCTGACGCCCCGGATCGTCGAGCGGGTCGGCCATGTCCGGGTGTTCGCGGCGCTCGCGGCGCTGGCCAGCATGGCGATCCTGATCCAGGCGGTCTTCGTCTATTGGGAGAGCTGGACCCTGTTCCGGGCCCTCACCGGCTTCTGCTATTCGGGCCTCTATGTCGTGATCGAGAGCTGGCTCAACGACCGGGCCGCCAACGAGAACCGGGGACGCCTGCTCGCCTTCTATACCGTGATCCAGGCCGCCGCGATCGCCAGCGGCCAGCTCATGCTCAATCTCGACGATCCCGCCGGCTTCCAGCTCTTCACCCTGGTCGCGATCCTGATCTCCGCCTCGGTCCTGCCGGTGCTGCTGGTGAGCGCGCCGATGCCGCGTTTCGGCGAATCGCGCAAGCTCTCGCTGCGCACGCTCTACCGCCTCTCGCCGCTGGGCATGATCGGCACGCTCGGCGCCGGCGTCACCTTGAGCGGCTTCTCCGGCATGGGCGCCGTCTATGCCCGGACGATCGGCTTCTCGGTCTCGGAGGTCTCGCTCTATATGGCGCTCGCCGTCATCGGCAGCGCGATCTTCCCCTGGCCGCTCGGCTGGCTGGCCGACCGTTTCGACCGGCGGCGCGTGATCACCGTGCTGACGACGGCCCTGGCGCTCCTCTGCGTCGCCGGCCTCTATCTCGCCGAAATCTCGCGCCCCGGCCTGCTCGCGGTCGTGTTCCTCTATGGCGGGCTCAGCATGCCGATCTATTCGCTTTCGGTCGCGCATGCGAACGACCGGCTCGAGCCCGACCAGATGGTGGCCGCGAGCTCGAGCCTGATGCTGGCCTATGGCCTGGGCGCGATCCTGGGACCGCTCACGGTCGGCCAGGCGATGGTGCATCTGGGACCGCCCGGCTACTTCATCTATCTCGCCTCGGCCCATGTCCTGATCGGGCTCTTTGCCGTCTGGCGCATGATCCGGCGGCCGAGCTAG
- a CDS encoding Bcr/CflA family multidrug efflux MFS transporter yields MSLRRTSHLELVIILGALTAFAPLAIDMYLPSLPTLERAFAASTAEVQRTLASFFLGFALGQALYGPAADRFGRKPPLYAGLALFALASLACALAQSVEALTALRFFQAVGACSGAVIARAMVRDLFEPQETARIYSALMLVMGVAPILAPLLGGYLLLWFGWEAIFGLLTALALLSLAAVAFRLPETHDKAHIRPLALGDVLARYAGLLADRHFMGYALSGGMNAAGMFAYIAGSPFVFIELYRVAPEHYGWIFGSNAAGLILASQINGRIVHRFGADRILRFGNLLQTVAAWALVATAATGGGGLLGIAIPLFVYVGCVGIVSPNAIALAMAPQGAQAGSASALVGTLQFSIAALAATAVGAIHQTSALPMAIIIAICGTLGLILHRWLIGGIKSPPAA; encoded by the coding sequence ATGAGCCTCCGCCGCACCTCCCATCTCGAGCTGGTCATCATCCTGGGCGCGCTCACCGCCTTCGCGCCGCTCGCGATCGACATGTATCTGCCCTCCCTGCCCACGCTGGAGCGCGCCTTCGCCGCCAGCACGGCCGAGGTGCAGCGGACGCTGGCGAGCTTCTTCCTGGGCTTCGCCCTGGGCCAGGCCCTCTACGGCCCGGCCGCCGACCGGTTCGGCCGCAAGCCGCCGCTCTATGCCGGGCTGGCGCTATTCGCGCTCGCCTCCTTGGCTTGCGCCCTGGCGCAGTCGGTCGAGGCGCTGACCGCGCTGCGCTTCTTCCAGGCCGTCGGCGCCTGCTCCGGCGCCGTGATCGCCCGCGCCATGGTGCGCGACCTGTTCGAGCCGCAGGAGACCGCGCGGATCTATTCCGCGCTGATGCTGGTGATGGGCGTGGCGCCGATCCTGGCGCCGCTCCTCGGCGGCTATCTGCTGCTCTGGTTCGGCTGGGAGGCCATCTTCGGGCTGCTGACGGCCCTCGCCCTCCTGTCGCTGGCGGCGGTGGCCTTCCGGCTGCCGGAGACCCACGACAAGGCCCACATCCGCCCCCTGGCGCTGGGTGACGTGCTGGCGCGCTATGCGGGGCTCCTGGCCGATCGCCACTTCATGGGCTACGCGCTCTCGGGCGGCATGAATGCCGCCGGCATGTTCGCCTATATCGCGGGCTCGCCCTTCGTCTTCATCGAGCTCTACCGGGTGGCGCCGGAACATTACGGCTGGATCTTCGGCAGCAACGCCGCCGGCCTGATCCTCGCCTCGCAGATCAATGGCCGCATCGTCCATCGCTTCGGCGCCGACAGGATCCTGCGCTTCGGCAACCTGCTGCAGACGGTCGCCGCCTGGGCGCTCGTCGCGACCGCGGCGACGGGCGGGGGCGGCCTCCTGGGAATCGCGATCCCGCTCTTCGTCTATGTGGGCTGCGTCGGCATCGTCAGCCCGAACGCGATCGCGCTGGCGATGGCGCCCCAGGGTGCCCAGGCCGGCAGCGCCTCGGCGCTGGTGGGGACGCTGCAATTCTCGATCGCGGCCCTCGCGGCCACGGCCGTGGGCGCCATTCACCAGACGAGCGCGCTGCCGATGGCGATCATCATCGCGATCTGCGGCACGCTGGGGCTGATCCTCCATCGCTGGCTGATCGGCGGCATCAAATCGCCGCCGGCCGCGTGA
- a CDS encoding NAD(P)/FAD-dependent oxidoreductase — protein sequence MTTAKPRTIVIGAGIVGASVAYHLARRGAPVTLIDKGKPAGAVTGKAFAWINVAHGLPEPYSQLRHLAVQDWRRLEQELERPLPIDWCGALTWNRDPADTERLVREHAAWGYDIRLVERPEIARLEPNLTEPPAIAAFAASEAAVDPVAATTILADAARRAGAELRLETEVIALAAESGKISGIRTRDGIVSADRVVIAAGIEAPALCRTIDLALPVETSPALLLRFKTAGRLVNRILTGPVMEVRQASPVQLLAAEDYVDAAGENGPEAIAQRTLAAVRRHLRAAEGTTLESVSVGLRPMPADGLPIVGAGGVEGLYLAVMHAGVTLAPLVGRLAASEILDGVEVRMLESCRLARFSRA from the coding sequence ATGACCACAGCAAAGCCGAGGACGATCGTCATCGGCGCCGGCATCGTCGGCGCCTCGGTCGCCTATCACCTGGCCCGGCGCGGCGCGCCGGTGACGCTGATCGACAAGGGCAAGCCCGCCGGTGCGGTGACCGGCAAGGCCTTCGCCTGGATCAACGTCGCGCACGGCCTTCCGGAACCCTACTCGCAGCTGCGGCATCTCGCGGTCCAGGATTGGCGCCGGCTGGAACAGGAGCTGGAGCGCCCGCTGCCGATCGACTGGTGCGGTGCCCTCACCTGGAACCGCGATCCGGCCGACACCGAGCGTCTGGTGCGCGAGCATGCGGCCTGGGGCTACGATATCCGCCTGGTCGAAAGGCCCGAGATCGCGCGGCTCGAGCCCAACCTGACCGAGCCGCCCGCCATCGCCGCCTTCGCCGCGAGCGAAGCCGCGGTCGATCCCGTGGCCGCGACGACGATCCTGGCCGATGCCGCGCGGCGCGCCGGCGCCGAGCTCCGCCTGGAGACGGAGGTGATCGCGCTCGCCGCCGAGAGCGGCAAGATTTCAGGCATTCGGACGCGCGACGGTATCGTCAGCGCCGATCGCGTGGTGATCGCCGCCGGCATCGAGGCGCCGGCCCTGTGCCGCACGATCGACCTCGCCCTACCGGTGGAGACCTCGCCGGCCCTGCTCCTGCGCTTCAAGACGGCGGGGCGCCTCGTCAACCGCATCCTCACCGGCCCTGTGATGGAAGTGCGGCAGGCTTCGCCCGTCCAGCTGCTCGCTGCCGAGGACTATGTCGACGCCGCGGGCGAGAACGGCCCCGAAGCCATCGCGCAGCGCACGCTCGCGGCCGTCCGCCGGCATCTGCGCGCTGCGGAAGGCACCACGCTGGAAAGCGTCTCGGTCGGGCTGCGCCCGATGCCGGCCGACGGCCTGCCGATCGTCGGCGCCGGCGGCGTCGAGGGACTCTATCTCGCCGTCATGCATGCCGGCGTGACGCTGGCGCCCCTCGTCGGGCGGCTGGCGGCGAGCGAGATCCTCGACGGGGTCGAGGTGAGGATGCTGGAGAGCTGCCGGCTCGCGCGTTTCTCGCGGGCTTAG
- a CDS encoding glutathione S-transferase N-terminal domain-containing protein, with product MIELYSWATPNGHKIHIMLEETGLPYNVHGVDIGRGDQFKPEFLAFSPNNKIPAIIDTEGPDGRPISVFESGAILIYLAEKTGKFLPKTPRGRYETLEWLMFQMGSIGPMLGQVHHFRGYAPEQIPYAINRYTNEAKRLYGVLDRRLATHAYVAGEYSIADMAIWPWLRSWERQGVQLADYPNTKRWFEQIEARPAVAKAVKVLSESQRAEMDAKAKEMLFGATQYQRR from the coding sequence ATGATCGAGCTTTACAGCTGGGCCACGCCGAACGGCCACAAGATCCACATCATGCTGGAGGAGACCGGGCTTCCCTACAACGTGCATGGCGTCGATATCGGGCGCGGCGATCAGTTCAAGCCCGAGTTCCTCGCCTTCAGCCCCAACAACAAGATCCCGGCGATCATCGACACCGAAGGCCCCGACGGGCGGCCGATCTCGGTCTTCGAATCCGGCGCCATCCTGATCTATCTCGCCGAGAAGACCGGCAAGTTCCTGCCCAAGACGCCGCGCGGCCGCTACGAGACGCTGGAATGGCTGATGTTCCAGATGGGCAGCATCGGGCCGATGCTGGGCCAGGTGCATCACTTCCGCGGCTACGCGCCGGAGCAGATCCCCTACGCGATCAACCGCTACACCAACGAGGCCAAGCGGCTCTACGGCGTGCTCGACAGGCGCCTCGCAACCCACGCCTATGTCGCCGGCGAATACTCGATCGCCGACATGGCGATCTGGCCCTGGCTGCGTTCCTGGGAGCGCCAGGGCGTGCAGCTTGCCGACTATCCCAACACCAAGCGCTGGTTCGAGCAGATCGAGGCGCGCCCGGCCGTGGCCAAGGCGGTCAAGGTGCTGAGCGAATCCCAGCGCGCCGAGATGGATGCCAAGGCCAAGGAAATGCTTTTCGGCGCCACGCAGTATCAGCGGCGGTGA
- a CDS encoding trans-sulfuration enzyme family protein, whose amino-acid sequence MSKKPPTPRTNLHPQTIAAQGLGWIDAETGAVVPPIHNATTYARDESYELIGGRSYARPNNPTLEQPEQLLAALEGGEAAALFASGMASAVTLFQSLSPGDHVVAPRSMYWGLRDWLTGEGRRWGLAVDLVDSTVLEAVASAVQPGRTKLIWIETPANPDWGVTDIAGVAAIARRAGAKLAVDNTVPTPVLTRPLALGADFVMHSATKYLNGHTDLLAGALVAARQDDHWQRILALRGSGGAVLGAFEAWLLLRGMRTLFVRVRHASVSALEIARHFDGHPKLVEVLYPGLERHPGHAVAARQMEGGFGAMLSLRVKGGAEGALKVAARCHLWVRATSLGGTESLLEHRASVEGPSSPVQKDLLRLSVGLEEPGDLIEDLEQALQAL is encoded by the coding sequence ATGAGCAAGAAACCTCCCACGCCCCGCACCAATCTCCATCCGCAGACCATCGCGGCCCAAGGCCTCGGCTGGATCGATGCCGAGACCGGCGCCGTGGTGCCGCCGATCCACAACGCGACGACCTATGCGCGCGACGAGAGCTACGAGCTGATCGGCGGCCGCTCTTATGCGCGACCGAACAACCCGACGCTGGAGCAGCCGGAGCAGCTCCTGGCCGCGCTCGAAGGCGGGGAAGCCGCCGCACTCTTCGCCTCGGGCATGGCCTCGGCGGTGACGTTGTTCCAGTCGCTCTCGCCCGGCGACCATGTGGTGGCGCCGCGCTCGATGTATTGGGGCCTGCGCGACTGGCTGACGGGCGAGGGGCGCCGCTGGGGGCTCGCCGTCGATCTCGTCGACAGCACGGTGCTGGAGGCGGTCGCCTCCGCGGTGCAGCCCGGCCGCACCAAGTTGATCTGGATCGAGACCCCGGCCAACCCGGATTGGGGCGTGACGGACATCGCGGGGGTCGCCGCCATCGCGCGGCGCGCCGGGGCCAAGCTCGCGGTCGACAACACCGTGCCGACGCCGGTCCTGACCCGGCCGCTCGCGCTCGGGGCCGATTTCGTGATGCATTCGGCGACGAAATACCTCAACGGCCATACCGATCTGCTCGCGGGTGCGCTGGTGGCGGCGCGACAGGACGATCATTGGCAGCGCATCCTGGCGCTGCGCGGCAGCGGCGGCGCGGTGCTGGGCGCGTTCGAGGCCTGGCTCCTGCTGCGCGGCATGCGCACGCTCTTCGTGCGCGTGCGCCACGCGTCGGTCTCGGCGCTCGAGATCGCGCGGCATTTCGACGGGCATCCGAAGCTGGTCGAGGTGCTCTATCCCGGGCTCGAGCGCCATCCCGGCCATGCCGTGGCCGCGCGCCAGATGGAAGGCGGTTTCGGCGCGATGCTCTCCCTGCGCGTCAAGGGCGGCGCGGAAGGGGCGCTCAAGGTGGCCGCCCGCTGCCATCTCTGGGTGCGCGCGACCTCGCTCGGCGGCACCGAGAGCCTGCTGGAGCATCGCGCCTCGGTCGAGGGACCCAGCAGCCCGGTGCAGAAGGACCTGCTGCGCCTCTCGGTCGGGCTCGAGGAACCCGGCGATCTGATCGAGGATCTCGAGCAGGCGCTGCAGGCTCTCTAA
- a CDS encoding C45 family autoproteolytic acyltransferase/hydolase, which produces MARLAVAEIGGSARERGRQHGRQLKALVRERDRRWRAEIEAFMAMPADRFIGRFLAETRFVAAIERHAPDLLEEVRGIAEGAELPEDALLAAQFMDEEWWYSVQLKQRREAAGTAHHCSGIASLTPGGGALLAQNMDLARWSDGLQALLLIRDIAPGLDAYVLTMAGMIGLCGVNSAGLAVTVNTLGDLNSASDGLPVAFVSRTLLARTGYDEAARFLGEIRHASGQNYILSDGRQLGDFECSTDHAVAFTPQDAAPGCLWHTNHALANRDLLPPSASEEAARFRRNTRQRLAALETRLKGRAAPFEQAVIRETLASQDDPDNPVSVTTENADRRRSGFFTFASVIWEIGPEIRAHVAPGAPSQFPYESFRLERSATRRAVAE; this is translated from the coding sequence ATGGCCAGGCTGGCTGTTGCGGAAATCGGCGGTTCGGCGCGCGAGCGCGGCCGCCAGCATGGGCGCCAGCTCAAGGCGCTGGTGCGCGAGCGCGACCGGCGCTGGCGGGCCGAGATCGAAGCCTTCATGGCCATGCCCGCCGACCGGTTCATCGGCCGGTTCCTGGCCGAGACTCGGTTCGTCGCCGCCATCGAGCGCCACGCGCCCGATCTCCTCGAGGAGGTCCGCGGCATCGCCGAAGGCGCCGAGCTTCCCGAGGACGCCCTCCTCGCCGCCCAGTTCATGGACGAGGAATGGTGGTACTCGGTGCAGCTCAAGCAGCGGCGCGAGGCTGCCGGAACCGCGCATCACTGCAGCGGCATTGCCAGCCTGACGCCCGGCGGCGGCGCCCTCCTGGCGCAGAACATGGATCTGGCGCGCTGGAGCGACGGGCTGCAGGCCCTGCTCCTGATCCGGGACATCGCGCCCGGCCTGGACGCCTATGTCCTGACCATGGCCGGCATGATCGGCCTGTGCGGCGTCAACAGCGCGGGCCTCGCCGTCACGGTCAACACGCTGGGCGACCTCAACAGCGCCAGCGACGGCCTGCCGGTCGCCTTCGTCTCGCGCACGCTCCTGGCCCGGACCGGCTATGACGAGGCCGCGCGTTTCCTCGGCGAGATCCGGCACGCCTCGGGGCAGAACTACATCCTGTCGGACGGCCGCCAGCTCGGCGATTTCGAGTGCTCGACCGACCATGCCGTGGCCTTCACGCCCCAGGACGCGGCGCCAGGCTGCCTCTGGCATACCAACCACGCCCTGGCGAACCGGGACCTGCTGCCGCCCTCGGCCTCCGAAGAGGCGGCGCGGTTCCGCCGCAACACGCGCCAGCGCCTGGCGGCGCTCGAGACCCGGCTGAAAGGTCGCGCGGCCCCCTTCGAACAGGCGGTGATCCGCGAGACCCTCGCCTCGCAGGACGACCCGGACAATCCGGTCTCGGTCACCACGGAGAACGCCGACCGGCGCCGGAGCGGCTTCTTCACCTTCGCCAGCGTGATCTGGGAAATCGGCCCCGAGATCCGGGCGCATGTGGCACCGGGCGCGCCGTCGCAGTTTCCCTATGAGAGCTTCCGCCTCGAGCGATCGGCGACCCGTCGCGCCGTGGCGGAGTGA
- a CDS encoding bifunctional DedA family/phosphatase PAP2 family protein, with protein sequence MLDYLRGFLDFFAANPALAYGLGFLAAMAEALPVVGAVIPGSTLIVATGALVATDAIRLGPLCGWVILGAVVGDTVAYNIGRHYGRSIVTRWPFNHYPRLIDEAERFFARHGGTSVLLGRFLPATRAFVPLFAGILKMPPLRFYPTVTVAAALWALAHILPGVAVGASLTLAGAVAGRLLIFIALMVGLLLLALALVRLVLRIGLPWLDRHLARLDAWALRGESWPRRLLRSLLEPNEREFRGLVAAVILLVAALWLFFALLEGVVEGEPLVRADSAIYGLLQSLRLPWADGFMVAVTELGDPIVVIGVTLAVLLWLLSQRAWHTALYWLAAVALGSLFNTGLKLTLYRPRPVADLYSGWSALSFPSGHATVNIVMWGFLAFLATREMGPLGRRLFVALIVAFVSLIAISRLYLGAHWFSDVSAGLAFGAAWLTLLGTVYLHHRPERIHSRGLAIAAMAALIGIGAFHIDRSHRQDMALFAVRQQTEAMSLEDWRQDGWNALAERRVDLKGKYEEPFTVAWVGPPHAIALELEKAGWREPVRWSVSSLLAWLLPDPGPEALPVLPRLDDGRPPVLIRLLPRPDGSRLVLRLWPTALAIRDGNGRTLPVLVGTVAAQQPRRLLKLITLNRMQGSFDAARDTLAQTLQAGRLAPHGKPSAAQGWDGRMLLLETPGP encoded by the coding sequence ATGCTTGACTATCTCCGCGGCTTCCTCGACTTCTTCGCGGCCAACCCGGCCCTGGCCTATGGCCTGGGATTCCTGGCGGCGATGGCGGAGGCGCTGCCGGTCGTCGGCGCGGTCATTCCCGGCTCGACGCTGATCGTGGCGACGGGCGCGCTGGTCGCGACCGACGCGATCCGGCTCGGGCCGCTTTGCGGATGGGTCATCCTCGGCGCCGTCGTCGGCGACACCGTCGCCTACAACATCGGGCGCCATTACGGCCGCTCGATCGTCACCCGCTGGCCCTTCAACCATTATCCGCGCCTGATCGACGAGGCCGAGCGCTTCTTCGCCCGCCATGGCGGCACCAGCGTGCTGCTCGGCCGGTTCCTGCCGGCGACACGAGCGTTCGTGCCGCTTTTCGCCGGCATCCTCAAGATGCCGCCTTTGCGCTTCTATCCCACGGTGACCGTGGCGGCGGCGCTCTGGGCGCTCGCCCATATCCTGCCGGGTGTGGCGGTCGGCGCCTCGCTCACGCTGGCCGGCGCGGTGGCGGGCCGGCTCCTCATCTTCATCGCGCTCATGGTCGGGCTGCTGCTGCTGGCGCTGGCGCTGGTGCGCCTGGTCTTGCGCATCGGCCTGCCCTGGCTCGACCGCCATCTGGCCCGCCTCGACGCCTGGGCGCTGCGCGGCGAGAGCTGGCCGCGGCGCCTGCTGCGCTCGCTGCTCGAGCCCAACGAGCGCGAGTTCCGCGGCCTGGTCGCCGCCGTGATCCTGCTGGTCGCGGCGCTGTGGCTGTTCTTCGCGCTGCTGGAAGGGGTGGTCGAGGGCGAGCCCCTGGTGCGGGCCGATTCCGCGATCTACGGGCTGCTGCAATCCCTGCGTCTGCCCTGGGCCGACGGATTCATGGTGGCGGTGACGGAGCTCGGCGATCCGATCGTCGTGATCGGCGTCACCCTGGCGGTTCTCTTGTGGCTCCTGTCGCAGCGCGCCTGGCACACCGCGCTCTACTGGCTGGCGGCGGTGGCGCTGGGCTCGCTCTTCAACACCGGCCTCAAGCTCACGCTCTACCGGCCGCGCCCGGTCGCCGATCTCTATAGCGGCTGGAGCGCCCTCTCCTTCCCGAGCGGCCATGCCACGGTCAATATCGTGATGTGGGGCTTCCTCGCCTTCCTGGCGACGCGCGAGATGGGGCCGCTCGGCCGGCGCCTCTTCGTCGCGCTCATCGTCGCCTTCGTCAGCCTGATCGCGATCTCGCGCCTCTATCTCGGCGCCCACTGGTTCTCGGACGTGAGCGCCGGCCTCGCCTTCGGTGCCGCCTGGCTGACGCTCCTGGGCACGGTCTATCTGCATCATCGTCCGGAACGCATCCACAGCCGGGGGCTGGCGATCGCGGCGATGGCGGCGCTCATCGGCATCGGCGCCTTCCATATCGATCGCAGCCACAGGCAGGACATGGCGCTCTTTGCGGTGCGCCAGCAGACCGAGGCGATGTCGCTCGAGGACTGGCGCCAGGACGGCTGGAACGCGCTCGCGGAACGCCGCGTCGACCTCAAAGGGAAATATGAGGAGCCCTTCACCGTCGCCTGGGTCGGTCCTCCGCATGCGATCGCCCTCGAGCTCGAGAAGGCCGGCTGGCGCGAGCCCGTGCGCTGGAGCGTGTCCAGCCTGCTCGCCTGGCTCCTGCCCGATCCCGGACCCGAGGCGCTGCCCGTCCTGCCGCGCCTCGACGATGGCCGTCCGCCCGTGCTGATCCGGCTGCTGCCGCGTCCCGACGGCTCTCGTCTCGTGCTGCGCCTCTGGCCGACAGCCCTTGCGATCCGCGACGGGAACGGCCGGACCCTGCCGGTGCTGGTGGGAACGGTCGCCGCGCAGCAGCCGCGCCGGCTCCTGAAGCTGATCACCCTCAACCGGATGCAGGGCAGCTTCGACGCCGCGCGCGATACGCTGGCACAGACCCTGCAGGCGGGCCGGCTGGCGCCGCATGGCAAGCCGAGCGCGGCACAAGGCTGGGACGGTCGGATGCTGCTGCTGGAGACCCCCGGTCCTTGA